One segment of Bacteroidota bacterium DNA contains the following:
- a CDS encoding nitroreductase family protein, whose protein sequence is MQDSLHIPFKHHRYPEDTMVDRADTFYEMMDMRRSIRFFSDEPVPKHLIERAIQTASTAPSGAHMQPWTFVAISDPAVKREIRIAAEKEEKESYGGRMSDEWLEALAPFGTNWEKPFLETVPWIVVCFAQSYGFNEDESRRKHYYVQESCGIACGMFISAVHNMGLATLTHTPSPMKFLNEILGRPKNEKPFILFPIGYPASDATVPDIGRKDLKDVSTWFEP, encoded by the coding sequence ATGCAGGACTCCCTCCATATTCCGTTTAAACACCATCGATATCCAGAAGACACGATGGTCGACCGCGCTGACACCTTTTACGAAATGATGGACATGCGCCGGTCTATTCGCTTTTTTAGTGATGAACCCGTTCCGAAGCACTTGATCGAGCGTGCCATCCAGACCGCAAGTACGGCTCCAAGTGGCGCCCATATGCAGCCCTGGACGTTCGTAGCAATCAGTGATCCCGCAGTTAAGCGCGAAATACGGATTGCGGCTGAGAAGGAAGAGAAAGAGAGTTATGGCGGCCGCATGTCTGATGAATGGCTTGAGGCTCTGGCTCCGTTTGGTACAAATTGGGAAAAACCTTTCCTCGAAACGGTGCCCTGGATCGTTGTGTGTTTTGCGCAGAGTTACGGGTTCAACGAAGACGAAAGCCGGCGGAAGCATTACTACGTTCAGGAAAGCTGTGGTATCGCGTGTGGCATGTTCATTTCTGCAGTCCACAACATGGGCCTTGCTACGCTCACGCACACACCCAGCCCGATGAAGTTTCTGAACGAAATTCTGGGCCGGCCCAAGAATGAAAAGCCTTTTATCCTCTTTCCTATAGGTTACCCCGCGAGTGATGCCACGGTACCTGACATCGGTCGCAAAGATTTAAAAGACGTCTCTACGTGGTTTGAGCCTTAG
- a CDS encoding SIMPL domain-containing protein (The SIMPL domain is named for its presence in mouse protein SIMPL (signalling molecule that associates with mouse pelle-like kinase). Bacterial member BP26, from Brucella, was shown to assemble into a channel-like structure, while YggE from E. coli has been associated with resistance to oxidative stress.), producing the protein MKYINLFLTTLLLISAVVPSGTVTAQAFEEYRSITVSGEGIVDAIPDMATVRFGISTKNWNPEKARAKNAEVSKNALNVVRDLGIEERKIRLATLRLQPIREYNPQTRKPEDKGFEATRELVVEIEDLEMLPALIAGIVQEGANRLNGISYGLQDRENVRDKALVMAMTRAKSKATLMAASLDAELGGVWKITEQSFSMPRPVVHMADHNVRLAKAEAAPEPEAYAAGEMEVRAVVQVTFLIK; encoded by the coding sequence ATGAAATACATTAATCTTTTTCTAACGACCCTTTTGCTTATTAGCGCAGTTGTGCCTTCTGGTACCGTTACTGCGCAGGCTTTTGAAGAATACAGATCGATAACGGTTTCTGGTGAGGGCATTGTAGATGCCATTCCGGACATGGCAACTGTGCGCTTTGGCATTTCTACCAAAAATTGGAACCCCGAGAAAGCGCGTGCAAAAAACGCTGAAGTATCAAAAAATGCGTTGAATGTTGTGCGTGATTTGGGCATCGAGGAACGGAAAATTCGACTGGCGACCCTTCGATTGCAGCCCATTCGCGAATACAATCCACAAACAAGGAAGCCGGAAGATAAAGGGTTTGAAGCTACGCGGGAACTGGTGGTTGAAATAGAGGATCTTGAAATGTTGCCGGCGCTCATCGCAGGTATTGTGCAGGAAGGCGCCAACCGTCTCAATGGGATTTCATATGGTTTGCAAGATCGCGAAAATGTACGGGATAAGGCGCTTGTGATGGCAATGACGCGCGCGAAGTCGAAAGCCACGCTGATGGCTGCAAGCCTGGATGCAGAACTGGGTGGTGTCTGGAAAATAACGGAGCAGAGCTTCTCGATGCCAAGGCCTGTAGTGCATATGGCCGACCACAATGTGCGGCTTGCCAAAGCAGAAGCTGCGCCTGAGCCAGAGGCTTATGCTGCCGGCGAAATGGAAGTACGTGCTGTTGTACAAGTTACTTTTTTGATCAAGTAG
- the hrcA gene encoding heat-inducible transcriptional repressor HrcA: MSDQQQTYSPSFNEKLSVREGEILRLVVRSFVDTAGPVGSRFLSKRFPGGLSAASIRNTMSDLEDRGLLDHPYTSAGRIPTELGYRTFVNQLMQPQGMSMNDQAYLQAKLGGLEDQPDVLLRECSRILGRLSNLLGVVLSPKLSSGILERLEVVPLSSSRIMFVISLEGGLVKTVVLELHTTLGRRELDDVVALLNSRLAGLSIDEIRKTYADRMRDVQNEPTGLVKLVLQSSDNIFSEQEDGRVSYAGAQNIVAQPEFLEQPEDLKDLVQLLENENFIVELLENEPIVKPGQVNIRIGSEINDGTVNQYSIVTARYRFGNTEGTLGVIGPKRMHYSHVFSLVEGVSVILSKQEGERN, translated from the coding sequence ATGAGTGATCAGCAACAGACATATAGCCCATCATTCAACGAAAAACTGTCCGTACGGGAAGGCGAAATTTTACGTCTGGTTGTACGGAGCTTTGTTGATACTGCCGGCCCGGTTGGTTCACGCTTTTTGTCAAAGCGTTTTCCTGGCGGGCTTAGTGCCGCGTCAATACGGAACACGATGAGTGATTTGGAAGATCGTGGCTTGCTTGATCATCCCTACACATCAGCTGGTCGGATTCCTACGGAATTAGGGTATCGTACCTTTGTCAACCAATTGATGCAGCCGCAGGGCATGTCTATGAATGACCAGGCATACCTTCAGGCCAAGCTGGGTGGATTGGAAGATCAACCTGATGTGTTGTTACGCGAATGCTCTCGAATCCTGGGCCGGCTTTCAAACTTGCTTGGCGTTGTGCTCAGTCCAAAGTTGAGCAGCGGGATTCTTGAAAGGCTGGAAGTTGTGCCGCTTTCGTCATCCCGGATTATGTTCGTCATCAGCCTGGAAGGCGGGTTGGTGAAAACTGTTGTACTCGAATTGCATACTACGCTGGGTCGGCGGGAATTGGATGATGTGGTGGCATTGCTCAACAGCAGGCTCGCTGGGTTATCCATCGACGAAATTCGCAAAACGTATGCGGATCGCATGCGGGATGTTCAGAACGAGCCGACCGGGCTTGTGAAGCTCGTATTGCAATCTTCTGATAATATCTTCAGCGAACAGGAAGACGGACGCGTTAGTTATGCCGGCGCACAAAACATTGTTGCCCAACCTGAGTTTTTGGAGCAACCAGAAGACCTCAAAGACCTCGTGCAACTGCTCGAGAATGAAAATTTCATTGTAGAATTACTCGAAAACGAACCCATTGTGAAGCCTGGCCAGGTTAATATCCGGATAGGCAGTGAAATCAATGATGGGACAGTAAACCAATATTCTATTGTAACAGCGCGCTATCGCTTTGGGAATACAGAAGGTACACTTGGTGTCATTGGCCCCAAAAGAATGCACTATTCGCATGTCTTTTCCCTTGTTGAAGGGGTTTCTGTAATCCTCAGCAAACAAGAAGGCGAACGCAATTGA
- a CDS encoding nucleotide exchange factor GrpE, with protein sequence MEDTVEISGEGAAKAAESQADEKEAVKEEEESTEEVPESVSEVTDLKTELKETKDRLLRQVAEFQNYKRRTEQEKTMLFEAGKAKVVQQMLEILDDFTRSVDAVKQLEEKEDQLQEGYEQLKQGVELVFDKFQNELARLGVEPIEAKGQPFNEQEHEALMQQPAPEDTEPGTVLEEIQKGYRMGDRVLRHTRVVVAA encoded by the coding sequence ATGGAAGATACAGTAGAGATTTCTGGAGAAGGTGCAGCAAAAGCTGCTGAGTCGCAGGCTGATGAAAAGGAAGCAGTAAAAGAGGAGGAGGAGAGCACTGAAGAAGTACCTGAGTCAGTCTCAGAAGTAACCGACTTAAAAACAGAACTTAAAGAAACGAAAGACCGGCTGTTGCGGCAGGTTGCAGAGTTTCAGAATTACAAGCGGCGAACTGAGCAGGAGAAAACCATGCTCTTTGAAGCCGGCAAAGCAAAAGTTGTCCAGCAAATGCTGGAAATCCTCGACGACTTTACGCGTTCGGTTGATGCCGTGAAGCAACTTGAGGAAAAAGAAGACCAACTCCAGGAAGGATACGAGCAGTTGAAGCAGGGGGTAGAGTTGGTATTTGACAAATTCCAGAATGAGTTGGCCCGGCTGGGTGTTGAGCCCATTGAAGCCAAAGGTCAGCCCTTCAACGAACAAGAACACGAAGCATTAATGCAGCAACCCGCCCCTGAAGATACTGAACCGGGCACTGTGCTCGAAGAGATCCAGAAAGGATATCGGATGGGGGATCGTGTACTGCGTCACACCCGGGTTGTTGTAGCAGCCTGA